One window of Vespa velutina chromosome 2, iVesVel2.1, whole genome shotgun sequence genomic DNA carries:
- the LOC124946497 gene encoding hexokinase type 2 isoform X2, with amino-acid sequence MKTSTLSSNDPIQQEIRDACKDLVLSNDQLKMVMARLLEEINKGLSKSGHDDAIVKCFTTYVQDLPNGTEKGHFLALDLGGTNFRVLLITLDGMSFDMKSKIYAIPQSLMLGTGTQLFDHIAQCLALFVKDLNLQDEVLPLGFTFSFPLSQHGLTKGYLVRWTKGFNCSGVIGEDVVALLEEAIRKRDDVKIDVCAILNDTTGTLMSCAWKNRNCRIGLIVGTGTNACYVEKTKRVECAISGNYDQEKSHMLINTEWGAFGEHGTLDFVLTEFDRSIDNSSINPGKQLFEKMISGMYMGELTRLVLEKLVNEGLIFGGKCSSDLKKRGKFFTKYVSEIENDPKGKYTNCRDILMELGQRNVSDQDCENVRYVCSIVSRRAAHLASAGIAALLNKMEEDHVTVGIDGSVYRFHPHFHDLMTAKISELTSCQFDLMLSEDGSGRGAALVAAVASQKH; translated from the exons ATGAAGACTTCCACCTTATCTTCCAACGACCCGATCCAGCAAGAG ATACGAGATGCCTGCAAGGATCTGGTTCTCTCCAACGATCAACTCAAAATGGTTATGGCAAGGCTCTTGGAAGAGATTAATAAAGGGCTCTCAAAGTCTGGTCACGATGATGCCATTGTGAAATGTTTTACCACATACGTACAGGATCTTCCAAATGGCACAG aaAAAGGTCACTTTTTGGCATTGGATTTGGGTGGTACCAACTTTCGTGTTCTATTGATAACACTGGACGGCATGAGCTTCGACATGAAGAGTAAAATCTACGCAATACCACAGAGTCTTATGTTGGGTACTGGTACTCAACTATTCGATCATATCGCACAGTGTCTAGCCTTGTTCGTGAAAGATTTAAATCTACAAGATGAAGTATTACCACTCGGTTTTACCTTTAGTTTTCCATTATCCCAGCATGGTTTAACAAAAGGGTATCTTGTAAGATGGACAAAGGGCTTTAATTGTAGCGGAGTTATTGGCGAAGACGTAGTCGCTTTATTGGAGGAAGCcattagaaaaagagac GACGTCAAGATCGATGTTTGTGCCATCTTGAACGATACTACTGGTACCTTAATGTCCTGTGCTTGGAAGAATAGAAATTGTCGTATTGGCTTGATCGTTG GAACAGGAACCAATGCTTGTTACGtagagaaaacgaagaggGTAGAGTGTGCGATCTCCGGAAATTACGATCAGGAGAAGTCACATATGCTGATCAACACGGAATGGGGCGCTTTTGGTGAACATGGGACCCTCGACTTTGTTCTTACAGAATTTGACCGTTCGATCGACAATAGTTCGATCAATCCAGGAAaacaattatttgaaaaaatgataTCGGGCATGTACATGGGCGAACTCACGAGGCTTGTACTTGAGAAGCTTGTCAACGAGGGTCTAATCTTTGGTGGCAAATGTTCAAGTGATCTCAAAAAGCGAGGAAAATTCTTCACAAAATACGTATCCGAAATAGAAAA TGATCCCAAAGGCAAATACACGAATTGTCGTGATATTTTAATGGAATTAGGTCAACGTAACGTTTCTGACCAGGACTGTGAGAACGTTAGGTACGTTTGCTCGATCGTTTCGAGGAGAGCAGCTCATCTTGCTAGTGCTGGCATAGCTgcacttttaaataaaatggaagaagacCATGTCACCGTTGGTATCGACGGTTCAGTTTACAGATTTCATCCGCACTTTCACGATCTCATGACGGCAAAAATCAGTGAATTGACGAGTTGTCAG TTCGATTTAATGCTCTCAGAAGATGGAAGTGGTCGTGGTGCCGCGCTTGTTGCCGCGGTAGCTTCGCAAAAACATTGA
- the LOC124946497 gene encoding hexokinase type 2 isoform X1, translated as MTEESRNDVGEKWEHIDQTIRDACKDLVLSNDQLKMVMARLLEEINKGLSKSGHDDAIVKCFTTYVQDLPNGTEKGHFLALDLGGTNFRVLLITLDGMSFDMKSKIYAIPQSLMLGTGTQLFDHIAQCLALFVKDLNLQDEVLPLGFTFSFPLSQHGLTKGYLVRWTKGFNCSGVIGEDVVALLEEAIRKRDDVKIDVCAILNDTTGTLMSCAWKNRNCRIGLIVGTGTNACYVEKTKRVECAISGNYDQEKSHMLINTEWGAFGEHGTLDFVLTEFDRSIDNSSINPGKQLFEKMISGMYMGELTRLVLEKLVNEGLIFGGKCSSDLKKRGKFFTKYVSEIENDPKGKYTNCRDILMELGQRNVSDQDCENVRYVCSIVSRRAAHLASAGIAALLNKMEEDHVTVGIDGSVYRFHPHFHDLMTAKISELTSCQFDLMLSEDGSGRGAALVAAVASQKH; from the exons ATACGAGATGCCTGCAAGGATCTGGTTCTCTCCAACGATCAACTCAAAATGGTTATGGCAAGGCTCTTGGAAGAGATTAATAAAGGGCTCTCAAAGTCTGGTCACGATGATGCCATTGTGAAATGTTTTACCACATACGTACAGGATCTTCCAAATGGCACAG aaAAAGGTCACTTTTTGGCATTGGATTTGGGTGGTACCAACTTTCGTGTTCTATTGATAACACTGGACGGCATGAGCTTCGACATGAAGAGTAAAATCTACGCAATACCACAGAGTCTTATGTTGGGTACTGGTACTCAACTATTCGATCATATCGCACAGTGTCTAGCCTTGTTCGTGAAAGATTTAAATCTACAAGATGAAGTATTACCACTCGGTTTTACCTTTAGTTTTCCATTATCCCAGCATGGTTTAACAAAAGGGTATCTTGTAAGATGGACAAAGGGCTTTAATTGTAGCGGAGTTATTGGCGAAGACGTAGTCGCTTTATTGGAGGAAGCcattagaaaaagagac GACGTCAAGATCGATGTTTGTGCCATCTTGAACGATACTACTGGTACCTTAATGTCCTGTGCTTGGAAGAATAGAAATTGTCGTATTGGCTTGATCGTTG GAACAGGAACCAATGCTTGTTACGtagagaaaacgaagaggGTAGAGTGTGCGATCTCCGGAAATTACGATCAGGAGAAGTCACATATGCTGATCAACACGGAATGGGGCGCTTTTGGTGAACATGGGACCCTCGACTTTGTTCTTACAGAATTTGACCGTTCGATCGACAATAGTTCGATCAATCCAGGAAaacaattatttgaaaaaatgataTCGGGCATGTACATGGGCGAACTCACGAGGCTTGTACTTGAGAAGCTTGTCAACGAGGGTCTAATCTTTGGTGGCAAATGTTCAAGTGATCTCAAAAAGCGAGGAAAATTCTTCACAAAATACGTATCCGAAATAGAAAA TGATCCCAAAGGCAAATACACGAATTGTCGTGATATTTTAATGGAATTAGGTCAACGTAACGTTTCTGACCAGGACTGTGAGAACGTTAGGTACGTTTGCTCGATCGTTTCGAGGAGAGCAGCTCATCTTGCTAGTGCTGGCATAGCTgcacttttaaataaaatggaagaagacCATGTCACCGTTGGTATCGACGGTTCAGTTTACAGATTTCATCCGCACTTTCACGATCTCATGACGGCAAAAATCAGTGAATTGACGAGTTGTCAG TTCGATTTAATGCTCTCAGAAGATGGAAGTGGTCGTGGTGCCGCGCTTGTTGCCGCGGTAGCTTCGCAAAAACATTGA
- the LOC124946497 gene encoding hexokinase type 2 isoform X4, protein MTIRDACKDLVLSNDQLKMVMARLLEEINKGLSKSGHDDAIVKCFTTYVQDLPNGTEKGHFLALDLGGTNFRVLLITLDGMSFDMKSKIYAIPQSLMLGTGTQLFDHIAQCLALFVKDLNLQDEVLPLGFTFSFPLSQHGLTKGYLVRWTKGFNCSGVIGEDVVALLEEAIRKRDDVKIDVCAILNDTTGTLMSCAWKNRNCRIGLIVGTGTNACYVEKTKRVECAISGNYDQEKSHMLINTEWGAFGEHGTLDFVLTEFDRSIDNSSINPGKQLFEKMISGMYMGELTRLVLEKLVNEGLIFGGKCSSDLKKRGKFFTKYVSEIENDPKGKYTNCRDILMELGQRNVSDQDCENVRYVCSIVSRRAAHLASAGIAALLNKMEEDHVTVGIDGSVYRFHPHFHDLMTAKISELTSCQFDLMLSEDGSGRGAALVAAVASQKH, encoded by the exons ATGACG ATACGAGATGCCTGCAAGGATCTGGTTCTCTCCAACGATCAACTCAAAATGGTTATGGCAAGGCTCTTGGAAGAGATTAATAAAGGGCTCTCAAAGTCTGGTCACGATGATGCCATTGTGAAATGTTTTACCACATACGTACAGGATCTTCCAAATGGCACAG aaAAAGGTCACTTTTTGGCATTGGATTTGGGTGGTACCAACTTTCGTGTTCTATTGATAACACTGGACGGCATGAGCTTCGACATGAAGAGTAAAATCTACGCAATACCACAGAGTCTTATGTTGGGTACTGGTACTCAACTATTCGATCATATCGCACAGTGTCTAGCCTTGTTCGTGAAAGATTTAAATCTACAAGATGAAGTATTACCACTCGGTTTTACCTTTAGTTTTCCATTATCCCAGCATGGTTTAACAAAAGGGTATCTTGTAAGATGGACAAAGGGCTTTAATTGTAGCGGAGTTATTGGCGAAGACGTAGTCGCTTTATTGGAGGAAGCcattagaaaaagagac GACGTCAAGATCGATGTTTGTGCCATCTTGAACGATACTACTGGTACCTTAATGTCCTGTGCTTGGAAGAATAGAAATTGTCGTATTGGCTTGATCGTTG GAACAGGAACCAATGCTTGTTACGtagagaaaacgaagaggGTAGAGTGTGCGATCTCCGGAAATTACGATCAGGAGAAGTCACATATGCTGATCAACACGGAATGGGGCGCTTTTGGTGAACATGGGACCCTCGACTTTGTTCTTACAGAATTTGACCGTTCGATCGACAATAGTTCGATCAATCCAGGAAaacaattatttgaaaaaatgataTCGGGCATGTACATGGGCGAACTCACGAGGCTTGTACTTGAGAAGCTTGTCAACGAGGGTCTAATCTTTGGTGGCAAATGTTCAAGTGATCTCAAAAAGCGAGGAAAATTCTTCACAAAATACGTATCCGAAATAGAAAA TGATCCCAAAGGCAAATACACGAATTGTCGTGATATTTTAATGGAATTAGGTCAACGTAACGTTTCTGACCAGGACTGTGAGAACGTTAGGTACGTTTGCTCGATCGTTTCGAGGAGAGCAGCTCATCTTGCTAGTGCTGGCATAGCTgcacttttaaataaaatggaagaagacCATGTCACCGTTGGTATCGACGGTTCAGTTTACAGATTTCATCCGCACTTTCACGATCTCATGACGGCAAAAATCAGTGAATTGACGAGTTGTCAG TTCGATTTAATGCTCTCAGAAGATGGAAGTGGTCGTGGTGCCGCGCTTGTTGCCGCGGTAGCTTCGCAAAAACATTGA
- the LOC124946497 gene encoding hexokinase type 2 isoform X3, whose amino-acid sequence MRCFTTEKLIRDACKDLVLSNDQLKMVMARLLEEINKGLSKSGHDDAIVKCFTTYVQDLPNGTEKGHFLALDLGGTNFRVLLITLDGMSFDMKSKIYAIPQSLMLGTGTQLFDHIAQCLALFVKDLNLQDEVLPLGFTFSFPLSQHGLTKGYLVRWTKGFNCSGVIGEDVVALLEEAIRKRDDVKIDVCAILNDTTGTLMSCAWKNRNCRIGLIVGTGTNACYVEKTKRVECAISGNYDQEKSHMLINTEWGAFGEHGTLDFVLTEFDRSIDNSSINPGKQLFEKMISGMYMGELTRLVLEKLVNEGLIFGGKCSSDLKKRGKFFTKYVSEIENDPKGKYTNCRDILMELGQRNVSDQDCENVRYVCSIVSRRAAHLASAGIAALLNKMEEDHVTVGIDGSVYRFHPHFHDLMTAKISELTSCQFDLMLSEDGSGRGAALVAAVASQKH is encoded by the exons ATACGAGATGCCTGCAAGGATCTGGTTCTCTCCAACGATCAACTCAAAATGGTTATGGCAAGGCTCTTGGAAGAGATTAATAAAGGGCTCTCAAAGTCTGGTCACGATGATGCCATTGTGAAATGTTTTACCACATACGTACAGGATCTTCCAAATGGCACAG aaAAAGGTCACTTTTTGGCATTGGATTTGGGTGGTACCAACTTTCGTGTTCTATTGATAACACTGGACGGCATGAGCTTCGACATGAAGAGTAAAATCTACGCAATACCACAGAGTCTTATGTTGGGTACTGGTACTCAACTATTCGATCATATCGCACAGTGTCTAGCCTTGTTCGTGAAAGATTTAAATCTACAAGATGAAGTATTACCACTCGGTTTTACCTTTAGTTTTCCATTATCCCAGCATGGTTTAACAAAAGGGTATCTTGTAAGATGGACAAAGGGCTTTAATTGTAGCGGAGTTATTGGCGAAGACGTAGTCGCTTTATTGGAGGAAGCcattagaaaaagagac GACGTCAAGATCGATGTTTGTGCCATCTTGAACGATACTACTGGTACCTTAATGTCCTGTGCTTGGAAGAATAGAAATTGTCGTATTGGCTTGATCGTTG GAACAGGAACCAATGCTTGTTACGtagagaaaacgaagaggGTAGAGTGTGCGATCTCCGGAAATTACGATCAGGAGAAGTCACATATGCTGATCAACACGGAATGGGGCGCTTTTGGTGAACATGGGACCCTCGACTTTGTTCTTACAGAATTTGACCGTTCGATCGACAATAGTTCGATCAATCCAGGAAaacaattatttgaaaaaatgataTCGGGCATGTACATGGGCGAACTCACGAGGCTTGTACTTGAGAAGCTTGTCAACGAGGGTCTAATCTTTGGTGGCAAATGTTCAAGTGATCTCAAAAAGCGAGGAAAATTCTTCACAAAATACGTATCCGAAATAGAAAA TGATCCCAAAGGCAAATACACGAATTGTCGTGATATTTTAATGGAATTAGGTCAACGTAACGTTTCTGACCAGGACTGTGAGAACGTTAGGTACGTTTGCTCGATCGTTTCGAGGAGAGCAGCTCATCTTGCTAGTGCTGGCATAGCTgcacttttaaataaaatggaagaagacCATGTCACCGTTGGTATCGACGGTTCAGTTTACAGATTTCATCCGCACTTTCACGATCTCATGACGGCAAAAATCAGTGAATTGACGAGTTGTCAG TTCGATTTAATGCTCTCAGAAGATGGAAGTGGTCGTGGTGCCGCGCTTGTTGCCGCGGTAGCTTCGCAAAAACATTGA